From a region of the Butyrivibrio sp. AE3004 genome:
- the rdgB gene encoding RdgB/HAM1 family non-canonical purine NTP pyrophosphatase has product MKIIFATGNNNKMREIREILGGLTSEINSMKDEGIDIDIVEDGSTFEENSMIKARAVASYCREKGMTDFCIMADDSGLEIDYLDKAPGIYSARYLGHDTPYSEKNTQILKKLEGVPDEKRTARFVCAIGAVLSDGSEYVVKATMEGIIGHEIAGENGFGYDPIFFLPEYGKTSAEISPDEKNAISHRGKALRMMEEKLRGSFNA; this is encoded by the coding sequence ATGAAGATTATTTTTGCTACAGGAAATAACAACAAAATGCGTGAAATCAGGGAAATCCTCGGAGGACTTACTTCAGAGATCAATTCAATGAAGGATGAGGGGATTGACATTGATATTGTTGAGGATGGCAGTACATTCGAAGAAAATTCTATGATTAAGGCAAGAGCGGTGGCGTCTTATTGCAGAGAAAAGGGCATGACCGATTTTTGCATCATGGCTGATGATTCGGGACTTGAAATTGATTATCTTGATAAAGCGCCCGGAATTTATTCTGCCAGATATTTGGGACATGACACACCTTATTCAGAAAAGAACACTCAGATCCTTAAAAAACTCGAAGGAGTGCCAGATGAAAAGCGTACAGCCAGATTCGTATGTGCAATCGGTGCCGTTTTATCTGACGGAAGTGAATATGTTGTGAAGGCAACTATGGAAGGAATTATCGGACATGAGATTGCCGGAGAAAATGGTTTTGGATATGATCCAATATTCTTTTTGCCCGAATATGGCAAGACTTCGGCAGAGATATCACCTGATGAAAAGAATGCCATAAGTCACAGAGGCAAGGCACTCAGAATGATGGAAGAAAAGTTGAGAGGTTCTTTCAATGCATAA
- a CDS encoding N-acetylmuramoyl-L-alanine amidase has translation MIEERLKKTAIMTVVFVLLSLSVMFFRAATKNVLIAEAGDAYKSGAENNRQYELKIMEPTDSKGKGNLVIPLESGVTSEDIQFVEKHGIHQFELYIRGETPDFYRNNNVISDLECIESGTFSPLNDKGMVCLGFKLDGLYETSTSLGDREIVVNFNQPDYENEKVVIIDPIDEVGLELLPYLKSAFSSEENIKIFFTTLDDKQAGVNETFALINEANADFYIQLGVDETTESDSGIRTYYNDRFFIRQFGNVQLADMLERYTVSSAGNNALGLAAAGEDNAKLSASVIPSALVTLGNINNRVDHDNLEKDSYLESCAVGIANGIRASFETLEPSGDESVPDIQQ, from the coding sequence ATGATTGAAGAAAGACTCAAAAAAACAGCGATCATGACCGTTGTTTTTGTGTTGCTGTCGCTGAGCGTTATGTTTTTCAGGGCGGCCACCAAGAATGTGCTTATCGCTGAAGCCGGAGATGCATATAAATCCGGTGCTGAGAATAACAGACAATATGAGCTTAAAATCATGGAACCAACGGATTCAAAGGGTAAAGGAAACCTTGTTATTCCTCTTGAGAGCGGAGTTACATCCGAGGACATTCAGTTTGTGGAAAAGCATGGAATACATCAGTTTGAATTATATATTCGAGGGGAAACTCCAGATTTTTACAGGAATAACAATGTTATTTCTGACCTGGAATGTATAGAGAGCGGAACATTTTCACCTCTTAATGATAAGGGAATGGTGTGCCTTGGTTTTAAGCTTGACGGATTATATGAAACCAGCACTTCGCTCGGAGACAGGGAAATAGTTGTTAACTTTAATCAGCCTGATTATGAAAATGAGAAGGTTGTGATAATAGATCCGATAGATGAAGTTGGGCTTGAACTGCTGCCATATCTTAAAAGCGCTTTTAGCAGCGAAGAAAATATAAAAATATTTTTTACAACACTGGACGATAAACAGGCAGGAGTTAATGAGACGTTTGCACTGATAAATGAGGCAAATGCGGATTTTTATATACAACTTGGAGTTGATGAAACCACAGAGAGCGATTCGGGAATCAGAACATACTACAATGACAGATTTTTTATAAGACAGTTCGGAAATGTTCAGCTGGCGGATATGCTCGAGAGATACACAGTTTCATCCGCCGGAAACAATGCTCTTGGACTTGCGGCTGCAGGGGAGGACAATGCTAAGCTTTCCGCATCTGTTATACCCTCTGCACTTGTTACACTTGGAAATATAAACAATAGAGTTGACCATGACAATCTTGAAAAAGACAGTTATTTAGAAAGCTGTGCGGTAGGTATTGCAAATGGAATAAGGGCATCCTTTGAGACTTTGGAACCTTCGGGGGATGAATCTGTGCCTGATATACAGCAGTAA